From the Diospyros lotus cultivar Yz01 chromosome 13, ASM1463336v1, whole genome shotgun sequence genome, one window contains:
- the LOC127788055 gene encoding uncharacterized protein LOC127788055, whose translation MAFVSLKQNQGESLKNFVSRFNMEALSIENFDHSVAMIAFQNALRPGPFAQSLAKTPQLTFMDILGWATKYINVEEVMQTKRIEHTEKKEKKKKRHPKEHKSKGRREDRKEKHHPWWESTSFSPLNASRVEILATIEDKDYLKKPRSMKTPSNKRNQNKYCRFHRDHGHDTEECHQLKEEIQELINQGFLRNHVSREADP comes from the coding sequence ATGGCCTTTGTTAGCCTGAAGCAGAACCAAGGTGAATCTTTGAAGAATTTTGTCTCACGTTTCAATATGGAAGCTCTGAGTATTGAGAACTTCGACCATAGTGTCGCTATGATAGCATTCCAGAATGCCCTAAGGCCTGGTCCCTTCGCTCAGTCGTTGGCTAAAACTCCCCAGCTTACATTTATGGATATTTTAGGCTGGGCCACGAAGTACATTAATGTCGAGGAGGTTATGCAGACAAAAAGAATAGAGCACActgagaaaaaggaaaaaaaaaaaaaaagacatccTAAAGAGCATAAGAGCAAGGGTCGAAGGGAGGATCGAAAGGAGAAGCATCATCCTTGGTGGGAGTCGACCAGTTTTTCCCCTCTAAATGCCTCAAGAGTGGAGATCCTTGCCACCATCGAGGACAAGGACTATCTAAAGAAGCCCCGATCGATGAAAACGCCGTCCAACAAAAGGAATCAGAATAAGTATTGCCGCTTCCATCGAGATCATGGTCACGATACAGAGGAATGTCACCAGTTGAAAGAAGAGATCCAGGAACTGATTAATCAAGGCTTCCTTAGAAATCATGTTTCTAGGGAAGCGGATCCCTGA
- the LOC127788056 gene encoding uncharacterized protein LOC127788056, whose amino-acid sequence MDRFFKRKSSSVVEDVDREKSNSVTFDITQLPTDPGLRIPILDYDVNIRDQVRRAYMQKGPCQPLDHDFPYRPFGQTQTRRFNPAWFKEFGSWLEYSVSKDAAFCLYCYLFKTSVGKQGGGDAFVSEGFSYWKSKDRLNIHVGDHDSAHNKARIKCEALMNQEQHIQSAFFKQSKQVRSDYRIRLTASIDCIRLLLRQGLSFRGHDESENSENPGNFLVLLQFLGDHNDEIKAVTMNKAPLNCKLTSPDVQKDIVSACAAETINAIIKDIGDSFFSILVDESRDVSTNEQMSIVLRYVNNSGQINERFIGLEHVSSTTALSLKAAIDKTFSKYNLSLSRLRGQGYDGASNMQGEFNGLKSLILKENPCAFYIHCFAHQLQLALVAVAKKNTPISNFFRLVADVVNIVGASSKRCDHLREKQANIVAKALENGEILSGRGLNQETTLQRSGDTRWGSHYNSLISLLAMFSAVIDVLEMISVDGSNSDQKGEAYNLLESILSFDFAFNLHLMRTILAMTNELSKALQRKDQDIVNAMELVKLCKQRLQSFRNDGWDSFVQQVYSFCQVHYIDVPNMDDMFIRRTARGRPQRQAPEITYLHHFRVDLFCAVIDMQLQELNDRFSEANTELLLCVACLCPKDSFSAFDKKRLIQLAEFYPEDFSSVNLLTLDDQLETFIFNMRSNKEFEGLKGLGDLAEKLVMTKKNIIYPLVYKLLTLVLVLPIATATVERVFSAMNIVKDRLRNRMGDQWMNDSLVVYVEKEIFSNIDNEVIIQRYQNMKNRKELL is encoded by the coding sequence ATGGATAGATTTTTTAAACGAAAATCTTCGTCGGTTGTAGAAGATGTTGATAGGGAAAAATCAAATAGTGTTACTTTTGATATTACACAACTTCCCACCGATCCTGGACTAAGGATTCCAATTTTGGATTACGATGTTAATATTAGAGATCAAGTCCGAAGAGCTTATATGCAAAAAGGTCCGTGTCAGCCTTTAGATCATGACTTTCCATATAGACCATTTGGACAGACACAAACTAGACGATTCAATCCTGCTTGGTTTAAAGAGTTTGGTAGTTGGTTGGAGTATAGTGTATCAAAAGATGCTGCTTTTTGCTTGTATTGTTATCTATTCAAAACAAGTGTGGGTAAACAAGGAGGAGGCGATGCTTTTGTTAGTGAAGGATTCTCGTATTGGAAAAGTAAAGACAGGCTTAATATTCATGTTGGGGATCATGATAGTGCACACAATAAAGCTCGTATCAAGTGTGAGGCTTTGATGAATCAAGAGCAACACATTCAGTCAGCTTTCTTCAAGCAGTCAAAACAAGTACGAAGTGACTATCGTATTCGTCTTACtgcatcaattgattgtatTAGACTTTTGTTGCGACAGGGGCTTTCGTTTCGGGGTCATGATGAATCTGAGAATTCAGAGAATCCAGGTAACTTTTTAGTCCTATTGCAGTTTCTAGGTGATCATAATGATGAGATTAAGGCAGTTACAATGAACAAGGCTCCTTTAAATTGCAAATTAACATCTCCCGATGTTCAGAAGGATATTGTAAGTGCTTGTGCTGCTGAAACGATCAATGCTATTATCAAAGACATTGGGgattcatttttctctattctaGTTGATGAATCTCGTGATGTGTCAACAAATGAGCAAATGTCAATTGTTTTACGTTATGTGAACAATAGTGGACAAATAAATGAACGTTTTATTGGTCTTGAGCATGTTTCTAGTACTACAGCTCTCTCACTTAAGGCTGCAATAGACAAGACATTTTCTAAATATAACTTAAGCTTGTCTAGATTGAGAGGACAAGGTTATGATGGGGCAAGTAATATGCAGGGTGAGTTCAATGGTCTCAAATCACTTATTTTAAAAGAGAATCCTTGCGCCTTTTACATTCATTGTTTTGCTCACCAGCTTCAGCTAGCTCTTGTAGCCGTGGCAAAGAAGAATACTCCAATTTCTAACTTTTTTCGTTTGGTTGCTGATGTGGTCAATATTGTTGGAGCATCGTCTAAACGTTGTGATCATCTTCGAGAGAAACAAGCAAATATTGTTGCAAAAGCATTGGAGAATGGTGAGATTTTAAGTGGAAGGGGACTTAATCAAGAAACTACCCTTCAGCGTTCTGGTGATACGCGTTGGGGTTCACATTATAATTCTTTGATTAGCTTGCTTGCCATGTTCTCAGCTGTTATTGATGTGCTTGAAATGATTAGTGTTGATGGATCAAATTCTGATCAAAAAGGTGAAGCATATAATTTGTTGGAGTCAATATTATCATTTGATTTTGCATTTAATCTACATTTAATGAGAACTATTTTGGCGATGACAAATGAATTATCAAAGGCATTACAGAGAAAAGATCAAGATATTGTAAATGCAATGGAATTGGTGAAACTATGCAAACAACGACTCCAGTCTTTTAGAAATGATGGGTGGGATTCGTTTGTGCAACAAGTCTATTCTTTTTGTCAGGTGCACTACATTGATGTTCCAAACATGGATGATATGTTTATACGTCGTACAGCTCGTGGTCGCCCACAACGTCAAGCTCCAGAAATAACATATTTGCATCATTTCCGTGTAGATTTATTCTGTGCTGTCATTGATATGCAACTTCAAGAGTTGAATGATCGTTTCTCGGAGGCAAATACCGAGCTGCTTCTTTGTGTAGCATGTCTATGTCCAAAAGATTCATTCTCTGCTTTTGACAAGAAAAGATTGATTCAACTTGCTGAGTTTTATCCAGAAGATTTTTCATCAGTAAATCTCCTAACACTTGATGATCAACtagaaacttttatttttaatatgcgCTCTAACAAAGAGTTTGAAGGATTGAAAGGCCTTGGTGATCTTGCAGAGAAGTTGGTTATGacgaaaaaaaacataatatatccGTTGGTGTACAAACTTCTGACTTTGGTACTAGTTCTTCCAATTGCTACTGCTACTGTCGAGAGAGTATTTTCTGCAATGAACATTGTGAAGGATAGATTGCGCAATCGAATGGGAGATCAGTGGATGAATGATAGCCTAGTTGTTTATGTTGAGAAAGAGATATTTTCGAACATTGATAATGAAGTTATTATACAacgttatcaaaatatgaaaaatcgcAAAGAACTATTGTAA